In Apteryx mantelli isolate bAptMan1 chromosome 16, bAptMan1.hap1, whole genome shotgun sequence, a single genomic region encodes these proteins:
- the DNAAF5 gene encoding dynein axonemal assembly factor 5, giving the protein MAAAAAGEGPRAAEVAQALSRPLSCLQGPECGRGPRLRALEAIRAAVQERPLPGAVVQEVFAAHLLRPLARCLAGDAAERCRELALQLLRHGLSHGDRPAEALPVLLPALAQRLCPLRGCEPCEELRLGLLQLLSLLLRRCGASMAPYLSEVTHILQTTLLDDYAEVRRESCRCAVACAEAMPEHFHMQSESLIKPLMQTISHQHYRVRVDVIQATGAVIQFGNGKSMDDVLSHLAQRFFDEIPKVRQAVTTVIGEWLLHLRDRYSYFYKLIPLLLSGFTDEIPENTELAWSYWEKTGLQWEKENEDDLKDKIDFSVAPSHYPKGVTRPGLGCRELVSRNLSKILPGLCHDITDWVESTRIKASQLLYTLLLHAEDHITQHMELLLRTLYRACMDEESEVVRNCVKAAELIGTFVNPKVSLRLITSAFEKTPVPSYVMILTAVIRGSPKEILKPHLTDLGNALSKAEICRRSEEVFYKEQLLCCVQALIEVCQEDCKEISLQLTKVLVTVMAIPCSQHLKEKVEETMCSLAEVQQLDGFLYLYKQHIIQLMEWVSVSHNCWTCYSPELLQLDVIATHSGPVIGEALHDFILILKTCLQPNKDPQMRLKLFTLLSQLLQKANETVNSQGQFLSYLETVIKDMLAPNLQWHAGRTAAAIRTTAVSCLWALIHCEMLSPKEILEVEGMLMPQMIASLDEDSKMTRLMACRIVDVFFKVCGRQFDSDKLIKTYPEVLKRLDDASPDVRLAAAHTLTNCFKCLKDNDMKSLMQNNIRFLYQELLVHLDDQDQNIQNAVLEALKEGSILYPEMLVREIEVVVHKHRTPVYCNQLLHHIQSPKESVL; this is encoded by the exons atggcggcggcggcggcgggcgaggggccgcgggcCGCCGAGGTGGCGCAGGCCCTGAGCCGGCCCCTGAGCTGCCTGCAGGGGCCCGAGTGCGGCCGCGGGccgcggctgcgggcgctggagGCCATCCGGGCCGCGGTGCAGGAGCGGCCGCTGCCGGGCGCCGTGGTGCAGGAGGTGTTCGCGGCGCACCTGCTGCGGCCGCTGGCGCGCTGCCTGGCGGGGGACGCGGCGGAGCGGTGCCGCGAGCTGGCGCTCCAGCTCCTCCGCCACGGCCTCAGCCACGGCGACCGGCCCGCCGAGGCGCTGCCCGTCCTCCTGCCGGCGCTGGCCCAGCGCCTGTGCCCGCTGCGGGGCTGCGAGCCCTGCGAGGAGCTGCGCCTcggcctcctccagctgctgagcCTCCTGCTGCGGCGCTGCGGGGCCTCCATGGCCCCCTACCTCTCCGAGGTCACCCACATCCTCCAGACCACCCTCCTCGACGACTACGCCGAGGTCAGGCGCGAAAGCTGCAGGTGTGCCGTGGCCTGTGCCGAGGCCATGCCAG AGCACTTCCACATGCAGTCAGAATCTTTGATAAAACCCTTGATGCAAACCATCTCGCACCAGCACTACAGAGTTCGTGTTGATGTAATTCAGGCTACGGGAGCAGTGATACAGTTTGGAAATGGAAAGTCTATGGATGACGTTCTGTCTCATCTGGCCCAGCGATTCTTTGATGAGATTCCTAAG GTTCGTCAAGCTGTGACAACTGTCATTGGAGAATGGCTGTTGCACCTACGAGATAGATACTCCTATTTTTACAAGTTGATCCCTTTGTTACTCAGTGGCTTTACTGATGAAATTCCTGAAAACAC GGAACTGGCTTGGAGTTATTGGGAAAAGACAGGCTTGCAGTGGGAGAAAGAGAATGAAGATGATCTGAAGGATAAGATTGATTTCAGTGTTGCACCATCTCATTATCCCAAAGGAG tgactCGACCAGGACTAGGTTGTCGGGAACTTGTTTCGAGAAACCTCTCCAAAATTCTTCCAGGTCTCTGTCATGATATAACAGACTGGGTTGAAAGCACAAGAATAAAAGCATCTCAGCTTCTATACACATTATTGTTACATGCAGAGGATCATATAACGCAACACATGGAGCTACTGCTTAGAACTTTGTACCGAGCATGCATGGATGAAGAAAGTGAGGTGGTTAGGAAT TGTGTGAAAGCAGCAGAATTGATTGGAACGTTTGTCAACCCTAAGGTATCTTTGAGGTTAATCACATCAGCCTTTGAGAAAACACCTGTGCCATCTTATGTAATGATTCTAACTGCAGTGATTCGTGGTAGCCCAAAAGAAATCTTAAAGCCTCATTTGACTGATCTTGGCAATGCACTGTCAAAAGCTGAGATCTGTCGAAGATCTGAAGAG GTCTTTTACAAGGAACAGTTGCTTTGTTGCGTACAAGCATTGATTGAAGTATGCCAGGAAGACTGCAAAGAAATTAGCTTGCAGCTAACGAAAGTTTTGGTGACAGTAATGGCAATACCATGTTCTCAGCACCTTAAAGAAAAG GTAGAGGAGACAATGTGTTCCTTAGCTGAAGTGCAGCAACTGGATGGCTTTCTTTATCTCTACAAACAGCATATAATTCAGCTTATGGAATGGGTTTCAGTATCCCATAACTGCTGGACCTGCTATTCTCCAGAATTGTTACAGTTAGATGTCATCGCAACTCATTCAG gtCCTGTCATAGGTGAAGCTCTCCATGACTTTATTCTCATTCTTAAGACGTGTCTTCAGCCAAACAAAGACCCCCAGATGCGCTTAAAACTTTTCACTCTTTTATCACAGTTGCTCCAGAAAGCAAATGAAACCGTCAATTCTCAGGG GCAGTTCCTTAGCTACCTTGAGACTGTGATAAAAGACATGCTGGCTCCTAATCTGCAGTGGCATGCTGGAAGAACAGCAGCTGCCATCCGTACTACAGCTGTATCATGCCTTTGGGCTCTTATTCACTGCGAAATGCTTTCACCAAAAGAG ATCTTAGAAGTTGAAGGTATGCTGATGCCTCAAATGATTGCCTCCCTGGATGAAGACTCTAAAATGACTCGACTAATGGCTTGTCGTATTGTTGATGTTTTTTTCAAAGTCTGTGGGAGGCAGTTTGATTCAGATAAGCTCATCAAAACTTACCCAG AAGTCTTAAAGCGGCTAGATGATGCTTCACCTGATGTACGACTGGCAGCTGCTCACACCTTAACTAATTGTTTTAAATGCTTAAAGGACAATGACATGAAATCTTTAATGCAAAATAATATTCGGTTTCTGTACCAAGAACTGTTGGTACATCTGGATGACCAAGATCAAAATATCCAAAATGCAGTCCTAG aagcTTTAAAAGAAGGAAGCATTTTATATCCAGAAATGCTCGTGAGAGAAATTGAAGTGGTTGTACATAAGCATCGAACACCAGTCTATTGCAATCAACTGCTACACCACATTCAGTCACCCAAAGAATCAGTTTTATGA